The Megalops cyprinoides isolate fMegCyp1 chromosome 9, fMegCyp1.pri, whole genome shotgun sequence genome has a window encoding:
- the ddx6 gene encoding probable ATP-dependent RNA helicase ddx6: protein MSTARTENPVVLSLAGQNGQIRGSLKPAGVPGGGGGTPQPQQTSQMNASSTVNNGSSQPTSTANTIIKPGDDWKKNLKLPPKDMRMKTSDVTATKGNEFEDYCLKRELLMGIFEMGWEKPSPIQEESIPIALSGRDILARAKNGTGKSGAYLIPLLERIDLKKDCIQAVGVVPTRELALQVSQICIQVSKHMGGVKVMVTTGGTNLRDDIMRLDETVHVVIATPGRVLDLIKKGVAKVDQVQMIVLDEADKLLSQDFVQMMEEILSFLPKHRQILLYSATFPLSVQKFMNAHLQKPYEINLMEELTLKGVTQYYAYVTERQKVHCLNTLFSRLQINQSIIFCNSSQRVELLAKKISQLGYSCFYIHAKMRQEHRNRVFHDFRNGLCRNLVCTDLFTRGIDIQAVNVVINFDFPKLGETYLHRIGRSGRFGHLGLAINLITYDDRFNLKGIEEQLGTEIKPIPGSIDKSLYVAEYHSETGEEGKL from the exons ATGAGCACCGCAAGAACGGAGAACCCAGTGGTGCTGAGCTTGGCCGGTCAGAATGGCCAGATTCGGGGGTCTTTGAAACCAGCAGGGGTacctggtggtggaggtggaacCCCCCAGCCACAACAGACTAGTCAGATGAATGCTTCCAGCACAGTCAACAACGGCAGCTCCCAGCCCACGTCCACAGCCAACACCATCATCAA GCCTGGAGATGACTGGAAGAAGAACTTAAAACTTCCCCCAAAGGACATGAGAATGAAGACTTCG GATGTGACTGCAACCAAGGGCAACGAGTTTGAAGATTACTGCCTGAAGCGGGAGCTGCTGATGGGAATCTTTGAGATGGGCTGGGAGAAACCTTCACCCATCCAg GAGGAGAGCATTCCTATAGCGTTGTCTGGAAGGGACATTCTGGCCAGGGCCAAGAACGGGACTGGCAAGAGCGGCGCCTACCTCATTCCCTTACTTGAACGCATTGACCTGAAGAAGGACTGCATACAAG CTGTGGGCGTTGTGCCCACCAGAGAACTGGCTCTGCAGGTGAGCCAGATCTGCATCCAGGTCAGCAAACACATGGGCGGGGTCAAGGTCATGGTGACCACGGGGGGGACCAACCTTCGTGATGACATAATGAGGCTCGATGAGACAG TGCACGTTGTCATCGCCACACCTGGGAGGGTTTTGGACCTCATTAAAAAGGGAGTGGCCAAAGTAGATCAGGTGCAAATGATTGTATTGGATGAG GCAGACAAGCTCCTGTCCCAGGACTTTGTGCAGATGATGGAGGAGATCCTGAGCTTCTTGCCCAAACACAGGCAAATCCTGTTGTACTCTGCTACCTTTCCCCTCAGTGTGCAGAAGTTCATG AACGCCCATCTGCAGAAGCCCTATGAGATTAACCTAATGGAGGAGCTGACTCTGAAGGGGGTGACCCAGTATTACGCCTACGtgactgagagacagaaggtCCACTGCCTTAACACGCTCTTCTCCAGG CTCCAGATTAATCAGTCCATAATCTTCTGCAACTCGTCCCAACGTGTGGAGCTACTGGCTAAGAAAATCTCTCAGCTGGGCTACTCCTGCTTCTACATTCACGCCAAGATGAGACAG GAGCATCGTAACCGCGTGTTCCATGATTTCAGAAATGGCCTGTGCCGGAATCTTGTCTGCACTG ACCTCTTCACCAGAGGAATTGACATCCAAGCTGTGAATGTGGTGATCAACTTTGATTTCCCGAAGCTGGGAGAGACGTATCTCCATCGCATCGGCCGATCTG GACGTTTTGGACATTTGGGTCTGGCTATTAACCTGATCACCTACGATGATCGCTTCAACCTGAAGGGGATTGAGGAGCAGCTCGGCACAGAGATCAAGCCCATTCCAGGCAGCATTGACAAGAGCCTGTATGTGGCCGAGTACCACAGCGAGACCGGGGAGGAGGGCAAGCTGTGA
- the treh gene encoding trehalase, producing the protein MDRVVFWASCLTFLPAFRCTFPPPCDSAIYCTGELLRQVQTARLFDDDKHFVDMKLKAPPDEVLAAFQNLTSSSPGGNIKPSELRQFLNTFFEEPGKEFEQWTPPDWHDKPLFLSKVSDAELRSWAEKLHHLWKSLGRKIRADVRDHPELYSQIYTPHPVIVPGGRFRELYYWDSYWVINGLLLSEMRETARGMIQNFLYLVERYGFIPNGGRVYYERRSQPPFLTLMVESYYMATQDKDFLRTALPVLEKEYRFWMQNRSVAREMNGTVHVLNHYSVQVGQPRPESYTDDLELAEGLMEGAQESLWAELKAGAESGWDFSFRWFVDSQGGNSGSLKDTRTSQILPADLNALLCRNEKTLALFYNILGDTAGADRYNQAVRARLQAVEAVLWDPQKGVWFDYSLVTNSSHDAFYPSNLAPLWAHCYSQPVMGERALQYLQESGALKYPNGVPTSLTNSGQQWDLPNAWPPLQHMLIEGLWSVSTEEAEEMAFDLAQRWIRTNWLAYLKYEAMFEKYDVNGDGKPGGGGEYEVQLGFGWTNGVALQLLDKFGDRLVSSSTSLTCSLGVGLICIALWCCRRERRSDISAEASLREGLTFACLAVTEPVLVEPVRPGVLPLVRRGQAL; encoded by the exons ATGGACAGGGTGGTGTTTTGGGCCAGCTGCCTGACGTTCTTACCTGCGTTCAGGTGTACCTTCCCTCCACCCTGTGACAG TGCAATATACTGCACAGGTGAACTCCTGAGACAGGTGCAGACAGCCAGACTGTTTGATGATGACAAGCACTTTGTGGATATGAAGTTGAAGGCCCCTCCTG ATGAGGTTCTGGCAGCATTCCAGAATTTAACATCCAGTTCTCCAGGTGGTAACATTAAGCCATCAGAACTCCGGCAGTTCCTCAACACCTTCTTTGAAGAACCAGGGAAGGAATTTGAACAATGGACTCCACCTGACTGGCATGACAA GCCACTGTTCCTGTCAAAGGTGTCAGATGCAGAACTGCGCAGCTGGGCGGAGAAGCTGCACCATCTGTGGAAGTCTCTAGGtagaaag ATCCGTGCTGACGTGCGAGACCATCCTGAGTTGTACTCCCAGATCTACACTCCCCATCCTGTCATTGTCCCTGGGGGGCGCTTCAGGGAGCTCTACTACTG GGACTCTTACTGGGTGATCAACGGCCTCCTCCTGTCTGAGATGAGAGAGACAGCCCGAGGGATGATCCAGAATTTCCTCTACCTCGTTGAAAG GTATGGCTTCATCCCGAATGGGGGCCGCGTGTACTACGAGCGCCGTAGCCAACCCCCCTTTCTCACCCTCATGGTGGAGAGTTACTACATGGCCACCCAGGACAAGGACTTCCTCAG GACTGCCTTGCCCGTGCTGGAGAAGGAGTATCGCTTTTGGATGCAGAACCGCTCGGTGGCCCGGGAGATGAACGGGACTGTGCACGTTTTAAACCACTACAGTGTGCAAGTGGGACAGCCCAG ACCTGAGTCCTACACAGATGATCTAGAGCTGGCTGAAGGCTTAATGGAAG GGGCTCAAGAGAGTCTGTGGGCGGAGCTGAAGGCAGGGGCGGAGTCTGGCTGGGATTTCTCATTTCGCTGGTTTGTGGACAGTCAGGGTGGCAACAGTGGCTCACTGAAGGACACTCGCACCAGCCAAATCCTCCCTGCCGATCTCAATGCCCTGCTCTGTCGAAATGAGAAGACGCTGGCATTGTTCTACAACATCCTGG GCGACACTGCAGGGGCGGATCGATATAACCAGGCAGTGAGGGCACGGCTGCAGGCCGTGGAAGCTGTGCTGTGGGACCCTCAGAAGGGTGTTTGGTTCGACTACAGCCTGGTGACCAACAGCAGCCATGATGCATTTTACCCGTCCAATCTGGCACCCCTCTGGGCACACTGTTACTCTCAGCCTGTAATGGGAGAGCGGGCGCTACAGTATCTGCAG GAGAGCGGAGCTCTGAAGTACCCTAACGGTGTCCCAACCTCCCTGACGAacagtgggcagcagtgggACCTCCCCAACGCCTGGCCTCCCCTGCAGCACATGCTTATTGAAG GTTTGTGGAGTGTCTCAACAGAGGAGGCTGAGGAGATGGCCTTTGATCTGGCTCAGAGATGGATCAGAACAAACTGGTTAGCCTACCTCAAATATGAGGCCATGTTTGAGAAG TATGATGTTAATGGTGATGGCAAaccaggaggaggtggggagtATGAGGTGCAG CTAGGGTTTGGATGGACCAATGGGGTGGCCTTGCAGCTCCTGGACAAATTTGGTGATAGGCTGGTATCAAGCAGTACCAGCTTGACCTGTAGTCTTGGTGTCGGACTCATTTGCATTGCCCTT TGgtgctgcaggagggagaggcgCTCTGATATTTCCGCAGAGGCATCACTGCGGGAAGGTTTGACTTTTGCGTGCCTGGCAG TGACGGAGCCGGTCCTGGTGGAGCCCGTGCGGCCCGGTGTCCTGCCCTTGGTGAGGCGCGGGCAGGCCCTGTAA